The Chloroflexia bacterium SDU3-3 genome has a segment encoding these proteins:
- a CDS encoding diacylglycerol kinase family lipid kinase — MQQWTIILNPWAGKGAAGAQRGALEAALGAAGVPYTILTTHAQGGATELAWQAIAAGATHVVAAGGDGTLNEIVNGIKGAEAEHGQRVPLGIIPIGTGNDFIKSLDGFDAGDITGAIRRIVEGRTRRVDLGRVEVAGYEPRYFLNGLGVGLDAQIAFEARQITNLKGTAVYLLAIIRALAKYRAAPMQVQHDGRSIRRRLMFATVGNGRCEGSGFYVTPEAQIDDGLLDLCLINTMRLDEIIRYIPRVMDGTHTKIKHVTMGRTAEVQIACGQGLPVAVDGEVISISAREIRAAVLPAALEIFF; from the coding sequence ATGCAGCAGTGGACGATCATCCTGAACCCGTGGGCGGGCAAGGGAGCGGCGGGGGCGCAGCGCGGCGCGCTAGAGGCCGCGCTGGGTGCGGCGGGCGTGCCCTACACCATCCTCACCACGCACGCGCAGGGCGGCGCGACCGAGCTGGCGTGGCAGGCCATCGCGGCGGGGGCGACCCACGTGGTGGCGGCGGGCGGCGACGGCACGCTCAACGAGATCGTGAACGGCATCAAGGGGGCCGAGGCCGAGCACGGGCAGCGCGTGCCGCTGGGCATCATCCCGATCGGCACCGGCAACGACTTTATCAAGTCGCTGGATGGCTTTGATGCGGGCGATATCACCGGCGCGATCCGCCGGATCGTGGAGGGGCGCACCAGGCGGGTGGACCTGGGCCGCGTGGAGGTGGCTGGCTACGAGCCGCGCTACTTTTTGAACGGCCTGGGCGTGGGCCTAGATGCGCAGATCGCCTTCGAGGCGCGCCAGATCACCAACCTCAAGGGCACGGCGGTATACCTGCTGGCGATCATCCGCGCGCTGGCCAAGTACCGCGCCGCGCCCATGCAGGTGCAGCACGACGGGCGCAGCATCCGGCGGCGGCTGATGTTCGCCACCGTCGGCAACGGGCGCTGCGAGGGCAGCGGCTTCTACGTCACCCCCGAGGCCCAGATCGACGACGGCCTGCTCGACCTGTGCCTGATCAACACCATGCGGCTGGACGAGATCATCCGCTACATCCCCAGGGTGATGGATGGCACCCACACCAAGATCAAGCACGTGACGATGGGCCGCACCGCCGAGGTGCAGATCGCATGCGGACAGGGCCTGCCGGTGGCGGTGGATGGCGAGGTCATCTCGATCAGCGCGCGCGAGATCCGCGCGGCGGTGCTGCCTGCGGCGCTGGAGATCTTCTTTTAG
- a CDS encoding DUF11 domain-containing protein — translation MRQLRHRITHGSSAAFGNRAQRRFSGWLRWVMVAFLWSLFIPQSVFALSSGDLTFTLVTPYLTQDSNNSCAAGPKAMYIEVLVTNPAGGTGAITNLTANLSAFAGAAGVVLDSGESSSRYIGTLADGASFPLYFYVNYPCQAGSNPPALTSAFTVTVNDGVTAALTSSTLTLTTRSEVSANAGGQVLNSVIGPGAVIGQIIPMTVNYDFGNPGGAQLAMIQPAGNVNFDSGCFRLMSTDITAVTGFTAGLTTAADDRLYFTGVSGASSNTATVVYYFKMLCQGASTIANPYSDLTSGGQLKYTGNFGFCSSANAVCPSYTPPANPFTITKTVSPTSLPTGGTATYTVVIANPSAYASKIDRITDVLPAGVSFGALSAGSQVTVANSSSTPSAGATGTINFVGVPTTSCVGGSCNGSYDIAANGTLTLVYTANVPNTAGSYTNSASSTIGSVSIGPSSATVAVGSADLSVAKSASASVVNVGSNVTFTIQVTNNGTGNTSGVAVTDLLPAGLTYVSSTPSKGTYTAGTGIWSVGALTNGEQATLTVVATVAQAGTLVNTATISASSLPDPNSANNTSSVTVTGQQADLVVTKTVSNANPNLNDQITYTVQVKNNGPSTATGVVISDPPPMGYSFISATPSGGTSYNSATGAWTVGTLANGASATLQIVMQVDVVTPVTNTASVSAVNQSDPNPANNTDSVTTPSALADLAVTKVANTATPNVGANVTFMVQVANNGPNAATGVQISDVLPSGLLFVSASGAGTYTSGTGVWNVGNLGAGATATLTLVATVTKAGALINTASVLALDQIDTNTANDQASATVTGQQADLAVAKTVSNATPNVGSSVTFTIQVVNNGPSNATGVAVTDLLPAGLSYSSHTASAGTTYTQASGVWQIGALSKSGVATLQIVATVTQPGSITNSASVSAADQPDPDSSNNTSSATLVGQRVDLAVAKTVSNATPNVGTNVTFTVQVVNNGPSAASGITLGDLLPGGLAFVSSTPSQGVYNNTTGLWSIGSLANGASATLAVVATVTQAGAITNVASIAAVAQPDSNAGNNTASVVVTGQQADLVITKSANRPTPNVGSNVTFTVQVVNNGPSSATGVVVSDLLPSGLSLVSATPSQGSYASGTGLWSLGTLANGASAALTMVATVTQPGSITNNASISAADQPDPVSSNNTTSATVAGQQADLALAKSVSDATPNAGDSVTFTVQVSNNGPSNATGVAVTDLLPAGLTFVSATPSQGSYAAGTGVWTVGGLANGASASLAIVATVTQAGVLVNTASVSAADQPDPVSANNTASAGLNGQQANLAVTKVVSSASPNVGSNVTFTVQVSNNGPSTATGVAVTDLLPAGLTFVSAAPSQGSYTAGTGLWSVGSLANGASATLTVVATVVQPVTIINSATITAANQPDPDSTDNTDSATVTGQQADLGLAKTVDTAAPNVGSNVTFTLQATNYGPSAATNITIQDVLPAGLTFVSAGAGYNSATGVWSIPSLANGATASLQIVATVTQVGTMVNSISVISADQPDANATNNTASVSITGQQADLALVKLADVSEQDVGSLVHFSIQLTNNGPSAASGVVVQDSLPVGLTYVSSVAGQGTYNSTTGAWTVGSLASGSSVVLTIVASVAQPGALTNSASILASDQPDPNAANNTASASVTGQQADLAVSKTVDNATPNVGSNVIYTIQVVNNGPSQATHVQLRDLLPAGLRLVSATAGQGTYTAGTGIWSVGDLANGASSTLTIVATVDQPGLIVNQVAITSADQPDPNGANNTASASLIGQQVDLAVSKTVDTVNPVAGNTIKYTILVRNNGPSNATGVQILDTLPGSVTWAGTNASQGTYSTGTGVWDVGSLANGATATLELTVTVNATTAILNTASVSAVDQPDPNSANNTSSVSTPQSLADLAVTKVASDLTPNVGDMLDFTIQVTNNGPNAASGIEVSDLLPAGMTFVSASTASGSYTAGSGLWVVGSLANGASASLIVTARADLAGSITNTAGVSKLAQIDPTLGDNSASATVVVQQADLAVQIAVDTATPNVGGQATYTITLTNNGPSDASGVSLLALLPAGLTLVSGSTAAGSYDSSSGIWTVGSLAVGASVTLTLVATVEQAGLITVTASVATADQPDPVLANNTASIGITGQQADLALSKSVNTAQPSVGSNVTFVLVLTNLGPSTATGVEVLDALPAGLSFVSAMASQGSYSSGTGLWSVGNVLSGGNATLQLVVTVTQAGTITNNTTVSYSDQPDPDASNNASSASVTGQVADLGITKAVDIAVPNTGDNVTFTIQVVNYGPSAASGVVVSDLLPAGLSFVSAAASQGSYDSGTGLWSIGALPSGSSATLFVVATVTQLGTITNNAAIQTSIPPDPNGANNTASAAVGGQQADIVVVKTVDVATPNVGSNVVFTIQVTNSGPSTATNVAVTDGLPAGLTFVSASASQGSYAAGSGIWSVGSIANAASATLTLVATVAQAGSITNSAAVSATDQPDPNSANNSSSATITGQQADVVLSKTVDVAAPNVGDQVVFTIQVSNNGPSTASGVEVLESLPSGLSFVSATASQGAYASGSGLWTVGSLGNGAGATLQVTATVAQIGTITNTASISGANTPDPDPSNNTSSATVGVQAADLQLVKTVNAPTPAAGNQVLYVITLANHGPSTATNVSVLDMLPAGLDFVSATASQGSYDSATGVWDVGTVGNGAQAELRITASITGSGVIVNVARVRAADQFDPNSTPGNNNGAENDQSAAPVSVAPTVVNLISFGASLTAAGVQISWTTVYERDVVGFHLLRSTDSTRAHAAQVTAVLIPGLGLQGGSYTWHDAAADSGVRYYYWLQEVDTDGRVFEYGPVSFVPGVSATRSSVFLPMVFR, via the coding sequence ATGCGACAGTTGCGGCATCGCATCACTCATGGCTCGTCGGCAGCTTTTGGGAATCGGGCTCAGCGGCGCTTTTCAGGGTGGCTGCGCTGGGTTATGGTTGCGTTCCTCTGGTCGCTCTTCATCCCGCAGAGCGTCTTCGCGCTCAGCAGCGGCGATCTCACCTTCACGCTTGTAACCCCCTATCTCACCCAGGATAGCAACAACTCGTGCGCAGCTGGCCCCAAGGCCATGTACATCGAAGTTCTTGTCACCAATCCGGCGGGCGGCACCGGGGCGATCACCAACCTGACCGCGAACCTCAGCGCGTTCGCTGGTGCGGCTGGGGTCGTGTTGGATTCAGGCGAGAGCAGCTCGCGCTATATCGGCACGCTGGCCGATGGCGCGTCGTTCCCGCTCTACTTCTACGTGAACTACCCCTGCCAGGCTGGCTCGAACCCGCCTGCGCTCACCAGCGCCTTCACGGTGACCGTGAACGATGGTGTGACCGCAGCGCTTACCAGCAGCACGCTCACGCTCACCACGCGCTCCGAGGTGTCGGCAAATGCTGGCGGGCAGGTGCTCAACTCGGTGATCGGGCCGGGGGCGGTGATCGGCCAGATCATCCCCATGACGGTAAACTACGACTTTGGCAATCCGGGCGGGGCCCAGCTGGCCATGATCCAGCCCGCCGGAAATGTCAACTTTGACAGCGGCTGCTTCCGGCTTATGAGCACCGATATCACGGCGGTGACCGGCTTCACCGCCGGGTTGACCACCGCTGCCGATGATCGGCTCTACTTTACTGGCGTGAGTGGTGCGTCCAGCAACACGGCCACGGTGGTCTACTATTTCAAGATGCTCTGCCAGGGCGCGAGCACCATCGCCAACCCGTATTCCGATCTGACCAGCGGCGGTCAGCTCAAGTATACCGGCAACTTCGGCTTTTGCTCGTCGGCCAACGCGGTGTGCCCATCCTACACCCCGCCGGCTAACCCCTTCACCATCACCAAGACCGTCTCCCCCACCAGCCTGCCCACTGGCGGCACGGCGACCTACACGGTGGTGATCGCGAACCCATCGGCCTATGCCAGCAAGATCGACCGCATCACCGATGTGCTGCCCGCAGGCGTGAGCTTTGGCGCGCTGAGCGCGGGCAGCCAGGTAACGGTGGCGAATTCGAGCAGCACGCCCAGCGCTGGGGCTACCGGCACGATTAACTTCGTCGGTGTGCCGACCACCAGCTGCGTCGGCGGTAGCTGCAATGGTAGCTACGATATTGCGGCGAATGGCACGCTCACCCTGGTCTACACGGCCAATGTGCCGAACACCGCAGGCTCCTACACCAACTCGGCCTCATCCACCATCGGCTCGGTCTCGATCGGACCATCTTCGGCTACGGTCGCGGTGGGCAGCGCCGACCTCTCGGTCGCCAAGAGTGCGAGCGCCAGTGTGGTGAATGTCGGCTCGAACGTGACCTTCACTATCCAGGTGACCAATAATGGCACCGGAAATACCAGCGGCGTGGCGGTCACCGATCTGCTGCCAGCTGGCCTGACCTATGTCTCATCGACGCCGAGCAAGGGCACCTACACCGCTGGGACCGGCATCTGGAGCGTCGGGGCACTAACCAATGGCGAGCAGGCCACGTTGACCGTGGTCGCTACGGTCGCGCAGGCTGGCACGCTTGTCAACACGGCGACGATCAGCGCATCGAGCCTGCCCGACCCCAATAGCGCAAACAACACATCCAGCGTCACCGTGACCGGTCAGCAGGCCGATCTGGTGGTGACCAAGACGGTGAGCAATGCGAATCCGAATCTGAATGATCAGATCACCTATACGGTCCAGGTCAAAAATAACGGCCCCAGCACAGCGACTGGAGTGGTGATCAGCGACCCGCCGCCGATGGGCTACAGCTTTATATCGGCTACGCCAAGCGGGGGCACATCCTACAACAGCGCTACTGGCGCATGGACCGTCGGGACACTGGCCAATGGTGCCAGCGCCACCCTCCAGATCGTGATGCAGGTCGATGTGGTGACGCCTGTCACCAACACCGCGAGCGTCAGCGCGGTCAACCAGTCCGACCCAAACCCCGCCAACAACACCGACAGCGTGACTACCCCATCGGCGCTCGCCGATCTGGCGGTGACAAAGGTGGCGAACACCGCAACCCCCAACGTGGGTGCGAATGTCACCTTCATGGTGCAGGTGGCAAACAATGGGCCAAATGCTGCCACAGGCGTGCAGATCAGCGATGTGCTGCCTAGCGGCCTGCTCTTTGTGTCGGCCAGCGGCGCGGGAACCTACACCAGCGGCACTGGCGTCTGGAATGTGGGCAACCTTGGCGCTGGGGCGACCGCCACGCTCACGCTTGTTGCGACGGTCACCAAGGCTGGGGCGCTGATCAACACCGCCAGCGTTCTGGCCCTTGACCAGATCGATACCAACACGGCGAATGATCAGGCCAGCGCCACCGTGACCGGCCAGCAGGCTGATCTGGCAGTGGCCAAGACCGTGAGCAACGCCACGCCCAACGTGGGCAGCAGCGTGACCTTCACCATCCAGGTGGTGAATAATGGCCCCAGCAATGCCACCGGCGTGGCCGTGACCGACCTGCTGCCCGCTGGCCTCAGCTATAGCTCGCATACCGCAAGCGCAGGCACCACCTACACCCAGGCCAGCGGCGTGTGGCAGATCGGCGCGCTCAGCAAGAGTGGCGTGGCGACGCTGCAGATCGTGGCTACGGTGACGCAGCCTGGCAGCATCACCAACAGCGCCAGCGTGAGCGCCGCCGACCAGCCCGACCCCGATAGCAGCAACAACACCAGCAGCGCGACACTGGTTGGCCAGCGCGTCGATTTGGCAGTGGCCAAGACGGTGAGCAACGCCACGCCCAACGTGGGCACGAACGTCACGTTTACGGTGCAGGTGGTGAATAATGGCCCGAGCGCCGCCAGCGGGATAACGCTCGGCGACTTGCTTCCGGGCGGGTTGGCGTTTGTCTCATCGACGCCGAGCCAGGGGGTGTATAACAACACAACCGGGCTGTGGAGCATTGGCAGCTTGGCGAACGGCGCGAGCGCCACGCTGGCTGTGGTGGCCACTGTTACGCAGGCCGGTGCGATCACCAATGTGGCCAGCATCGCGGCGGTGGCCCAGCCCGACTCGAACGCTGGGAACAATACCGCCTCGGTGGTGGTCACGGGGCAGCAGGCCGATCTTGTTATCACCAAATCGGCGAACCGCCCCACCCCCAACGTGGGCAGCAATGTGACCTTTACGGTGCAGGTGGTGAATAATGGCCCCAGCAGCGCCACTGGCGTGGTGGTGAGCGATCTGCTGCCAAGCGGCCTGAGTTTGGTTTCCGCGACGCCGAGCCAGGGCAGCTATGCCAGCGGCACCGGCCTGTGGTCGCTCGGCACGTTGGCGAATGGCGCGAGCGCCGCGCTGACCATGGTGGCCACGGTCACACAGCCTGGCAGCATCACCAATAACGCATCGATCAGTGCCGCCGATCAGCCCGACCCGGTGAGTAGCAACAATACCACCAGCGCGACAGTGGCGGGGCAGCAGGCCGACCTGGCGCTGGCCAAGTCGGTGAGCGATGCCACCCCGAACGCAGGGGATAGCGTGACCTTCACGGTGCAGGTAAGCAACAACGGCCCCAGCAATGCCACGGGTGTGGCCGTGACCGATCTGCTGCCTGCGGGGCTTACCTTTGTCTCCGCGACGCCGAGCCAGGGCAGCTATGCCGCTGGAACGGGCGTGTGGACTGTGGGGGGCCTGGCAAATGGCGCGAGCGCCTCGCTTGCCATCGTGGCCACCGTCACCCAGGCGGGCGTGCTGGTCAATACGGCGTCGGTCAGCGCCGCCGACCAGCCCGACCCAGTGAGCGCCAATAACACCGCCAGCGCTGGCCTGAATGGCCAGCAGGCCAATCTCGCCGTCACAAAAGTGGTGAGCAGCGCGTCTCCTAACGTCGGAAGCAATGTGACCTTCACGGTGCAGGTGAGCAACAACGGGCCTAGCACCGCCACCGGCGTGGCGGTGACTGATCTGCTGCCTGCGGGGCTTACCTTCGTGTCTGCGGCACCGAGCCAGGGCAGCTATACCGCTGGCACTGGCCTGTGGAGCGTGGGCAGCCTAGCGAATGGTGCGAGCGCCACGCTCACGGTGGTGGCCACGGTGGTGCAGCCAGTCACCATCATCAATAGCGCCACGATCACCGCCGCCAATCAGCCCGACCCCGATTCGACTGATAATACCGATTCGGCGACGGTCACTGGGCAGCAGGCCGATCTTGGCCTTGCCAAGACGGTGGATACGGCCGCGCCAAATGTTGGCTCGAATGTCACGTTTACCCTTCAGGCCACAAACTATGGCCCGAGCGCTGCGACAAATATCACCATTCAGGATGTGCTTCCAGCGGGCCTGACCTTTGTTTCGGCAGGCGCTGGCTACAACAGTGCCACGGGGGTGTGGTCGATCCCGAGTTTGGCGAATGGCGCGACCGCCTCGCTTCAGATCGTGGCGACGGTGACGCAGGTCGGCACGATGGTCAACAGCATCTCGGTTATCTCTGCCGATCAGCCTGATGCCAACGCCACGAATAATACCGCGAGTGTCAGCATCACTGGGCAGCAGGCCGATCTTGCCCTAGTCAAACTTGCCGATGTGAGCGAGCAGGATGTCGGGTCGCTCGTTCATTTCAGCATCCAGCTCACCAACAATGGGCCAAGTGCTGCCAGCGGTGTGGTGGTGCAGGATAGCCTGCCAGTTGGCCTAACCTACGTTTCGAGCGTGGCGGGCCAGGGTACCTACAACAGCACAACTGGGGCATGGACCGTCGGTAGCCTTGCGAGCGGCAGTAGCGTGGTGCTCACCATTGTGGCCAGCGTCGCTCAGCCTGGGGCGCTGACCAATAGCGCCAGCATCTTGGCTAGCGATCAGCCCGACCCCAATGCGGCCAACAACACCGCCAGCGCCAGCGTCACTGGGCAGCAGGCTGATCTGGCGGTGAGCAAGACCGTGGACAACGCTACGCCGAATGTGGGCAGCAACGTGATCTACACCATCCAGGTGGTGAATAATGGCCCAAGCCAGGCCACCCATGTGCAGCTTCGCGATCTGCTGCCTGCCGGGCTACGCTTGGTGAGTGCAACGGCAGGCCAGGGCACCTACACCGCCGGGACCGGCATATGGAGCGTGGGGGATCTGGCGAATGGGGCGAGCAGCACACTGACCATTGTTGCCACGGTTGACCAGCCCGGCCTGATCGTCAACCAGGTCGCCATCACTAGCGCCGATCAGCCCGACCCCAACGGCGCAAACAACACGGCGAGCGCTAGCCTCATCGGCCAGCAGGTCGATCTGGCGGTGAGCAAGACCGTGGATACAGTAAACCCAGTTGCGGGTAACACGATCAAATACACCATCCTGGTGAGGAATAATGGGCCGAGCAATGCCACTGGGGTGCAGATCCTGGACACGCTTCCAGGGAGTGTCACCTGGGCGGGCACCAACGCTAGCCAGGGTACTTATAGCACCGGCACTGGGGTTTGGGATGTTGGCTCGCTGGCAAATGGGGCGACGGCTACGCTGGAGCTTACGGTGACGGTAAATGCGACGACGGCGATTCTTAACACCGCAAGCGTGAGCGCAGTTGATCAGCCCGATCCCAATAGCGCGAATAATACCAGCAGCGTCTCGACGCCTCAGTCACTGGCCGATCTCGCGGTGACCAAGGTTGCAAGCGACCTAACGCCGAATGTCGGCGACATGCTCGATTTCACCATCCAGGTTACAAACAATGGGCCAAATGCCGCATCCGGCATAGAGGTGAGCGATCTACTTCCGGCGGGTATGACTTTTGTCTCGGCCAGCACCGCATCGGGCAGCTACACCGCCGGGAGTGGCCTGTGGGTTGTGGGTAGCCTTGCCAATGGCGCGAGCGCCAGCCTTATCGTCACCGCGCGCGCCGACCTCGCTGGGTCGATAACGAATACAGCGGGCGTCTCGAAGCTGGCTCAGATCGACCCCACGCTTGGCGACAATAGCGCTAGCGCGACGGTGGTTGTGCAGCAGGCCGATCTGGCAGTGCAGATAGCGGTCGATACCGCAACCCCCAATGTGGGCGGGCAGGCAACCTATACCATCACACTCACGAACAATGGGCCGAGCGATGCTTCGGGGGTGAGCCTGCTGGCCCTTCTCCCCGCAGGCCTGACCCTGGTATCGGGGAGCACTGCTGCTGGCAGCTACGACAGCAGCAGCGGCATCTGGACGGTGGGGAGCCTTGCGGTCGGGGCCAGCGTCACGCTGACGCTGGTGGCTACGGTTGAGCAGGCTGGCCTGATCACCGTGACTGCCTCGGTGGCCACGGCCGACCAGCCCGACCCAGTGCTTGCCAACAACACGGCGAGCATCGGCATCACTGGCCAGCAGGCCGATCTGGCGCTGAGCAAGAGCGTCAACACCGCGCAGCCCAGCGTGGGCAGCAATGTCACCTTTGTGCTGGTGCTGACCAATCTTGGCCCGAGCACGGCAACAGGCGTGGAGGTGCTGGATGCCCTGCCCGCAGGGTTGAGCTTTGTTTCTGCTATGGCGAGCCAGGGGAGCTATTCTAGCGGGACGGGGCTATGGTCGGTGGGGAACGTGCTCAGCGGCGGCAATGCGACGCTTCAGCTGGTTGTGACGGTGACGCAGGCCGGCACGATAACGAATAACACCACAGTGAGCTATTCTGATCAGCCCGATCCCGATGCCTCGAACAACGCGAGCAGCGCGTCGGTCACTGGGCAGGTGGCCGATCTGGGGATCACCAAGGCGGTTGATATTGCGGTGCCCAATACGGGCGACAACGTCACCTTTACCATCCAAGTGGTGAACTATGGCCCAAGTGCCGCGTCGGGTGTTGTGGTGTCGGATCTGCTGCCCGCAGGCCTGAGCTTTGTCTCGGCGGCGGCGAGCCAGGGGAGCTATGACAGTGGGACTGGTCTATGGTCGATTGGCGCATTGCCAAGCGGCTCCAGTGCGACGCTGTTTGTGGTAGCTACGGTCACGCAGCTGGGTACGATCACCAATAATGCTGCGATCCAGACATCCATACCGCCTGACCCGAACGGCGCCAATAACACGGCGAGCGCGGCAGTGGGCGGGCAGCAGGCCGATATTGTGGTGGTGAAGACGGTTGATGTGGCGACGCCGAATGTGGGTAGCAATGTCGTTTTCACCATCCAGGTGACCAATAGCGGCCCGAGCACTGCCACCAATGTGGCTGTTACCGATGGGCTGCCTGCTGGACTGACGTTTGTGTCAGCGAGCGCCAGCCAGGGTTCGTACGCTGCTGGAAGTGGTATCTGGTCGGTGGGGTCGATCGCCAATGCGGCGAGCGCGACGCTGACGCTGGTTGCAACCGTTGCACAGGCCGGCAGCATCACCAATAGCGCCGCTGTCAGCGCTACAGATCAGCCCGATCCTAACTCGGCGAACAACAGTAGCAGTGCGACGATCACTGGGCAGCAGGCCGATGTGGTGCTGTCGAAGACCGTGGATGTTGCGGCTCCGAATGTGGGCGACCAGGTGGTCTTCACCATTCAGGTCAGCAATAATGGCCCAAGCACGGCATCTGGCGTGGAGGTGCTCGAATCCCTGCCGAGCGGCCTGTCCTTTGTATCGGCAACTGCGAGCCAGGGCGCCTACGCCAGCGGCTCGGGTCTGTGGACGGTCGGATCGTTGGGCAATGGGGCAGGCGCGACACTCCAGGTGACGGCCACTGTCGCTCAGATCGGCACGATCACCAATACGGCCAGCATATCGGGGGCCAATACGCCTGATCCCGATCCGAGCAATAACACAAGCAGTGCGACCGTGGGTGTTCAGGCTGCCGATCTGCAGCTGGTGAAGACCGTGAATGCCCCAACCCCAGCCGCAGGCAACCAGGTGCTCTACGTGATCACGCTGGCCAACCATGGGCCGAGCACGGCTACCAATGTCTCGGTCTTGGACATGCTGCCAGCTGGGCTTGATTTTGTGTCGGCCACCGCATCGCAGGGCAGCTATGACAGCGCCACCGGCGTGTGGGATGTGGGGACGGTTGGCAACGGCGCGCAGGCCGAGCTGCGGATCACGGCGAGCATCACCGGCTCCGGGGTGATCGTCAATGTGGCGCGCGTTCGTGCCGCCGACCAATTTGACCCGAACTCTACACCTGGGAATAATAACGGCGCAGAGAATGATCAGTCGGCAGCCCCGGTGAGCGTTGCCCCTACCGTTGTGAACCTCATCTCGTTTGGGGCGAGCCTGACTGCGGCGGGCGTGCAGATCTCCTGGACGACGGTCTATGAGCGGGATGTGGTGGGCTTTCACCTGCTGCGGAGCACAGATTCAACCCGTGCCCATGCGGCTCAGGTCACAGCGGTGCTGATCCCAGGGCTGGGGCTGCAGGGCGGCAGCTACACCTGGCACGACGCGGCTGCCGACAGCGGGGTGCGCTACTACTACTGGCTGCAGGAGGTGGATACGGATGGCAGAGTGTTCGAGTATGGCCCAGTGAGCTTTGTCCCTGGAGTTTCCGCGACGCGCTCTTCGGTCTTCCTACCTATGGTTTTCCGCTAG
- a CDS encoding class I SAM-dependent methyltransferase, which yields MSEDYEDESVRHAYQRYGVEGFYRTQGDTYRNPHEAALRRAIAAVARAHRLDLGHVLDLACGSGEATLALRELGAAQVDGADPYTARAYQERTGQPAEPLSFEDVAAGAMAGRRYTLIVCSFAMHLVAPSWLPLLCYWLAQASPHLLVLTPHKRPQLRPEWGWDLQDEIVVERVRARLYAAHAGAEGAL from the coding sequence ATGTCAGAAGATTATGAGGATGAGTCGGTCCGCCACGCTTACCAGCGCTATGGTGTGGAGGGCTTCTACCGCACCCAGGGCGACACCTACCGCAACCCGCACGAGGCGGCGCTGCGCCGCGCCATCGCCGCTGTGGCCCGCGCCCACCGACTCGACCTGGGCCACGTGCTGGATCTGGCCTGCGGCAGTGGCGAGGCCACCCTGGCCCTGCGCGAGCTGGGCGCGGCCCAGGTAGATGGGGCCGACCCCTACACCGCCCGCGCCTACCAGGAGCGCACCGGCCAGCCCGCCGAGCCGCTCTCATTCGAGGATGTGGCGGCGGGGGCCATGGCGGGCCGCCGCTACACGCTGATCGTGTGTAGCTTCGCCATGCATCTGGTCGCGCCGTCGTGGCTGCCGCTGCTGTGCTACTGGCTGGCCCAGGCCAGCCCGCATCTGCTGGTGCTGACGCCGCACAAGCGCCCGCAGCTCCGCCCCGAGTGGGGCTGGGATCTGCAAGATGAGATCGTGGTCGAGCGCGTGCGCGCCCGCCTATATGCGGCGCACGCAGGAGCCGAGGGCGCTCTATGA